Part of the Pseudodesulfovibrio mercurii genome is shown below.
TCGGAAGGGAGGGTGCGCCCGGTGCCGAACGCGGGAGGAACGCGAAAAAACGACACCGCCCCACGGACTTTCCGCAGGGGCCGTCTCTGGGCGTGGGCGTGCCCGATGCGCGCCGGGGATGGTCTCAAGGCTGATTTCCCGCCCCGCCTCCGCACGCGGCGCGGGACGGGAAATCAACGGGAGGGGAGACCGTTATCAGGACCGGAACTGGTCGAGCATTTCCCGGGCCGAAGCGTTCTCGGGGTCCTTGTCCAGGATGAGCTCGAGATGCCGGATGGCCGCGTCCATCTGCCCGACGCAGGCGAGGCACCCGGCCAGGGAGTAGCGCACTTCGTGCTTGGCCGGGTCGATTTCGAGATAGTTCTCAAGGTGCGGGATGATTTCGCCGATGCGTTCCGTTTCATGGCCGAGCCGGATCAGGCTGAACAGGGCGACCATGTTTTCGGGATTCATGCCGAGGGCCTCGACGAACAGGGTGAAGGCTTCGTCCCTGTCGCCGTTCTCCATGCGGATGAGCGCTATCCCGGAAAGACTCTTGTCCGAAGGCTCGATCTTGTGGGCCTTCCTGTACATGACCTCGGCATCCTCCAGATCGCCGCGCTGGACGGCGACCGTGGCCAGGCCGAGGTACGGGTCGGGATGGACGCCGTTGGAGCTGACGGCCTTCCTGTAGTACTCCTCGGCCTTGTCCAGCTCACCCATGAACAGGTAGCATTCGCCGAGTTCCTTGTTGATTTCGTAATCCAGATGACCACTCATAGTTCCCCTCCATTTCTCCTTTACCC
Proteins encoded:
- a CDS encoding tetratricopeptide repeat protein; this translates as MSGHLDYEINKELGECYLFMGELDKAEEYYRKAVSSNGVHPDPYLGLATVAVQRGDLEDAEVMYRKAHKIEPSDKSLSGIALIRMENGDRDEAFTLFVEALGMNPENMVALFSLIRLGHETERIGEIIPHLENYLEIDPAKHEVRYSLAGCLACVGQMDAAIRHLELILDKDPENASAREMLDQFRS